Proteins from a single region of Nocardiopsis dassonvillei subsp. dassonvillei DSM 43111:
- the tkt gene encoding transketolase: MNAHTPQTLEWSDLDLRAVNTVRALAMDAVEKSGNGHPGTAMSLAPAAYLLFQKIMRHDPSDPEWTGRDRFVLSIGHSSLTLYIQLYLAGYGLELDDLKNLRQWGSRTPGHPEFSHTPGVETTTGPLGQGVGNAVGMAMAARRERGLFNPEAGPGASPFDHHIYAFCSDGDVQEGVSHEASALAGTQQLGNLIMIWDDNRISIEDDTRIAHSEDVAERYRAYGWHVEEVDWSATGEYVEDVEALFQAIVRGKAETQRPTFIRLRTVIGWPAPNKQNTGAIHGAAIGADEISATKAILGLPDEPFAVEDAVIEHTRRAVDRGREARAAWEVEFRAWHESAGEHAELFDRLVEKRLPEGWEKALPTFEASEKGMATRKASGEVLSALAPLLPELWGGSADLAGSNNTTPKGEPSFLPFDRASEMFPGSPYGRVLHFGVREHGMGSILNGMALHGPTRPYGGTFLVFSDYMRPAVRLAAIMQLPVTYVWTHDSIGLGEDGPTHQPVEHLWALRAIYGLDVIRPADANETAVVWREVIERGDRPSALALTRQNLPVLDREEYASAEGAVKGGYVLAEADGGSPEVIIMATGSEVQIALDARKALQEAGTPTRVVSMTCVEWFERQSEEYREQVLPSSVRARVSVEAGIALGWREYVGDAGESVSLEHYGASAPYQVLYEKFGFTTEAVVEAARKSIARAGS; encoded by the coding sequence CGGGCCGGGACCGCTTCGTGCTGTCGATCGGCCACTCCAGCCTCACCCTGTACATCCAGCTCTACCTCGCCGGGTACGGGCTCGAACTGGACGACCTCAAGAACCTGCGCCAGTGGGGCAGCCGCACGCCCGGCCACCCCGAGTTCAGCCACACGCCGGGGGTGGAGACCACCACCGGTCCGCTGGGCCAGGGCGTGGGCAACGCGGTCGGCATGGCCATGGCCGCCCGCCGCGAGCGCGGCCTGTTCAACCCCGAGGCCGGCCCGGGCGCCAGCCCCTTCGACCACCACATCTACGCGTTCTGCTCCGACGGCGACGTCCAGGAGGGCGTGAGCCACGAGGCCAGCGCCCTGGCCGGGACCCAGCAACTGGGCAACCTCATCATGATCTGGGACGACAACCGGATCTCCATCGAGGACGACACCCGCATCGCGCACTCCGAGGACGTGGCCGAGCGCTACCGCGCCTACGGCTGGCACGTGGAGGAGGTCGACTGGAGCGCCACCGGCGAGTACGTCGAGGACGTCGAGGCCCTGTTCCAGGCGATCGTGCGCGGCAAGGCCGAGACCCAGCGCCCGACCTTCATCCGCCTGCGCACCGTCATCGGCTGGCCCGCGCCCAACAAGCAGAACACCGGCGCCATCCACGGCGCGGCCATCGGCGCCGACGAGATCTCCGCCACCAAGGCGATCCTCGGCCTGCCCGACGAGCCCTTCGCCGTCGAGGACGCGGTGATCGAGCACACCCGCCGCGCCGTGGACCGGGGCCGCGAGGCCCGCGCCGCCTGGGAGGTGGAGTTCAGGGCCTGGCACGAGAGCGCCGGGGAGCACGCCGAACTGTTCGACCGCCTGGTCGAGAAGCGGCTGCCCGAGGGCTGGGAGAAGGCCCTGCCGACCTTCGAGGCCAGCGAGAAGGGGATGGCCACCCGCAAGGCCAGCGGCGAGGTGCTCTCGGCCCTGGCGCCGCTGCTGCCCGAGCTGTGGGGCGGCTCGGCCGACCTGGCCGGGTCCAACAACACCACGCCCAAGGGCGAGCCGTCCTTCCTGCCCTTCGACCGCGCCAGCGAGATGTTCCCGGGCAGCCCCTACGGGCGCGTCCTGCACTTCGGCGTGCGCGAGCACGGCATGGGCTCCATCCTCAACGGCATGGCCCTGCACGGCCCGACCCGGCCCTACGGCGGCACCTTCCTCGTCTTCAGCGACTACATGCGCCCCGCGGTCCGGCTGGCCGCGATCATGCAGCTGCCGGTCACCTACGTGTGGACGCACGACTCCATCGGCCTGGGCGAGGACGGCCCCACCCACCAGCCGGTCGAGCACCTGTGGGCGCTGCGCGCCATCTACGGCCTGGACGTGATCCGCCCCGCCGACGCCAACGAGACCGCCGTGGTGTGGCGCGAGGTGATCGAGCGGGGCGACCGCCCGTCCGCGCTGGCGCTGACCCGCCAGAACCTGCCCGTCCTGGACCGCGAGGAGTACGCCTCGGCCGAGGGCGCGGTCAAGGGCGGCTACGTGCTGGCCGAGGCCGACGGGGGCTCCCCCGAGGTCATCATCATGGCCACCGGCAGCGAGGTGCAGATCGCCCTGGACGCCCGCAAGGCGCTCCAGGAGGCGGGCACGCCCACCCGCGTGGTGTCCATGACGTGCGTGGAGTGGTTCGAGCGCCAGAGCGAGGAGTACCGCGAGCAGGTGCTGCCCTCCTCCGTGCGCGCCCGCGTGTCGGTGGAGGCCGGGATCGCCCTGGGCTGGCGCGAGTACGTCGGCGACGCCGGCGAGTCGGTGAGCCTGGAGCACTACGGCGCCTCCGCCCCCTACCAGGTCCTGTACGAGAAGTTCGGCTTCACGACCGAGGCGGTCGTCGAGGCGGCCCGCAAGAGCATCGCCAGGGCCGGCAGCTGA